AACGAAAAAGCTCTTTTATCATTCGCTGCAAGAAACACTTGAGTCCCAAATGAGTAAGGAGTCGTTAGTCCTTGCTGAAAGGGTAAACAGCATGGAGGGAAAAGAAGGGATTTCCGCTTTTCTAGAAAAACGTGAAGCTGATTTTTTAAAAGAAACCATTTCTTCAAAATAATTAATTTTCAAGTATCGATAAACGGAGGATTTGAAAATCCAAGGTTAGATGCACGATTCTAGACACAAGCTTGGATTGATTATGATAGGGGGGATAAGATTGAAGACCGCAAATGTTAGTGGAAATTTACTCTGGGAACCCTCACGTGAAATTCAAGAAAAATCAAACATAAAGAAGTTTATGACATGGCTGGATGAAACGCGTGGGCTAAAGTTTGACCAGTACAATCAATTATGGGAATGGTCCGTTACAGACCTTGAGGGGTTTTGGTCTTCCATTTGGGATTATTATAAAATTATTGCCAAAAGTGATTATCATGAAGTATTATCTGAAGGCAAAATGCCAAATGTCGATTGGTTTTCTGGTGCAACAGTAAACTATGCAGAACATATATTTAGGAATGAAACTCCAGAAAAAGCTGCTATCATTTATCAATCGGAAATTCGACCACAACAGGAGCTTTCATGGGCTGAACTTAAAAAGAATACAGCTGCTATTGCAGGCTATTTAAAGTCTAAAGGGGTTAAGCCAGGTGACCGGGTTGTGTCATATGCCCCTAATATTCATGAAACAGTAACAGCATTTCTGGCATGTGCCAGTATTGGTGCAGTGTGGTCAAGCTGTGCACCGGAGTTTGGCATCCAGAGTGTTATTGATAGGTTTAAACAAATCGAACCAAAAGTAATGTTTGCATCAGATGGCTACCAATACGGAGGAAAGAAATACGACCGACTTGAATTAGTTGGAAGAATTCAAACGGAATTACCTACGCTGGAAGAAACAATTATTATTCCTAACCTCCAAGATCAACCTGAATTATCAGGTTTGAAGAATTCCGTACTTTGGGATCAGGTTATAAGCGAAAATAGTAATGTCCCATTAACCTTTGAAGCTGTTCCATTTAACCATCCGCTTTGGATCTTATATTCATCTGGAACTACAGGAAAACCAAAAGGCATTGTTCAAAGTCAAGGTGGAATTCTGCTTGAACACATAAAGTTTCACGGACTCCAGATGGAATTAACAAGTGAAGATCGATTTTTTTGGTACACGACAACAGGCTGGATGATGTGGAACATAGTTGTTAGTAGTATGCTAACTGGTGCGACAGTCCTATTATATGATGGGAATCCGAGCTATCCGAATGATGAAACACTGTGGAGGTTTGCGGAATCTACCAAAATGACCATGATGGGCACAAGTGCAAGCTTTATAGTGGCCAATATGAAATCAAATGTGAAACCAAGAGAATTTAATCTCTCACATTTAAGAAGCATAGGCTCAACAGGTTCACCATTGCCTGAAAGCGGGTTTGAATGGGTTTATCAAGAAGTGAAGAAGGATATTTGGCTTTATTCTACTACCGGAGGAACAGATATTTGTTCTGGTTTTCTAGGGGGAAGCCTGTTAATGCCCGTATACTCTGGTGAACTACAAGCTCGATCTTTAGGAGTAGCTGTTAAGTCCTTTAATGATGCAGGAGAAGAAGTAGTGGATGAGATTGGGGAACTTGTGGTTACAAAACCGATGCCATCCATGCCAATTTATTTTTGGAATGATGAAAATGGGGAACGTTACAAAAATAGTTATTTTGATGTTTTCCCTGATATTTGGAGGCATGGAGATTTTATTAAGATAACCTCAAGAGGATCTGGAGTTATGTTTGGTCGTTCAGATGCAACCATTAATCGGGGCGGAATTCGGATGGGGACGAGTGAAATATACAGTGCTTTAGAAAGTATACCAGAAGTGCACGATAGTTTGATTGTCGACATACCAATTAATAGTGAGCAATCCTACATGCCATTATTTATCGTTGTAAAAGAGGGTACTCCATTTTCAGAGGAATTGAAATCGCATATTAACAAAACCATTCGACAAAACTGTTCTCCTAGACATGTACCAAATGAAATTATTAGTGTTAATGAACTCCCTAAAACATTGAACGGTAAAAAAATTGAGGTGCCCATTAAGAAAATATTAATGGGGATTCCTGTCAATCATGCTGTTAACTCAGATTCATTGCTAAATCCACAATCGTTACAATATTTTATTGAGTTTCAGAAATTGATAGAATCAGGGGATGTCTTATTATAATATGTAAAATTCTTTGTAATCGAATATGAAAGCCTAGAGGATGCGACCCCTAGGCTGTTTTTCATGTGTGTTCTATCTTATCTTAGTCAGCTGTCCTACGGTCTTCAGCCGCTATAAGTCCCACCGTAGCAACACTCGTCATCACCATACCAAAATGCTGCACCAATAATGACCAGCAGGATAAACAATATAACGATTAAAGGAAAACTTAAACCTACTCCATATTCTGAACTCATTTGCGAGAACCTCCTTTTTTCTGGGAAGGATACATACTATGACACTCGCCTATATTTTGATACAAAAGTTTTGTACAGAAGAGTAGCTTGAGGTTTTTCCAGAAATTTCTTGACTAAAAACAAATTCTAGAATATATTTTAATTAACAATTAACAAATCGTTAATTAAAGGAGTGGCTAAAATGAAAATAAACTTTACAACACCAGATGGTTATACTAGCGATATTGCTGTCTTTACCATCACATCTGAGAGTAATGGCGAGTATAAACCTCCGATAAAAAAATTGAAAATTATGCTAATCAAACGTAGTGAACAGGATCATGAAGGGAATCCAAATATAGAAGCAGGCAAGTGGGCGTTACCGGGAGGATTTGTTCGTCCTAGCGAGACAGCTTTTCAAACGGCCGAACGCAAACTTGTGGAAGAAACAGGAGTAGAAGGACTGCGGATTAAGCATTTTGGCGTCTATGATTCCCCCAGTCGAGACAAAAGAGGATGGATTATTTCAAATGCTCATTATGTGATAGCGAATGAAACTGCCCTAAAGAATCGTAAAACAACTTATGACGCACAAGATATACAACTGTTTACTATGGAAGAGGCTCTAGTCCTTAACCATGCATTTGACCATCGAACCATTATTGAGGATGCAATATGGTTCATTAAAAAGGATATGGCGCTAACAACACTTGCGAAGCATTTTCTTCCAGAACAGTTTGTCCTTTCAGAGCTTCAAGGAGTTTTATTGACCGTTTTGGATGATCCATCGATATCGACAGATGCAGCCTTTTTCAGAAAAGCACCAACACTGCCTTTTATAGAAGCAGTAACAGAAAATGGAAAACCTAAGAAATCAAATAGCTATTCCAAAACACCCGCACAGCTCTACCGTTTTAATGATTTTCAACCAATTGTTTCTGTGTACAGAAACAAACTACAAGGGTAAAAAACAAAAGGGTGAAGGGGAGAGAACGAATGGGGATATTTAGGAATTGGACACGTTTTGAAATAGGGTGGTTGTTCACCTTTACACTGGTTAACATTTATCTATATTTTGCTTGGTCAGACTCACTTATCGGCCTGATTTCATCTATAACCGGCATGCTCTGCGTGGTGTTAGTGGCAAAGGGGAAAATCTCCAATTATTATTTTGGGATTGTTCAAACGTTAACCTATGCGTATATTGCCTATGGGTATGGCCTTTATGGGGAAGTCATGCTCAATGCGCTGTTTTACTTTCCGGTACAATTTATCGGGATCTATTTATGGAAACAGAATAAAACAGAACATGGCGTTAAAGGAGAAGATGTCAAAGTTAATAGACTCACAAAAACAGGCTGGATCTATACAGTGGTATCCATTTTAATCCTTACAATCGGCTATGGGTTCTTCTTGAAGTACCTAGGCGGCAATAATGTCTGGACGGATTCTGCAACAAATGTATTGTCGATAGCGGCACAAATCCTGATGTTAAAACGATTTGCGGAGCAATGGATCCTATGGGTTTCAGTAAATGTTTTATCGATTTTCCTGTGGCTAAGTGCTTTACTCTCTCAAGGCGGGAATGATTTTTCAATGTTGGTTATGTGGTCGGCCTTTCTCGTAAACAGCCTTTATGGCTACATCAACTGGCGAAAACTTTATGTAAAACAAAATCAGGAGGTGGTCTAAATGAGTGTTGGATTCTTTGGAGGCAAGTTTCTACCGCTGCATCTTGGCCATGTGTATGCCATTGTTCAGGCTTCATCCATCGTGGATGAACTTTACCTAATTTTGTCTCATAGTGAAAAGCGTGATAAAGAATTGTGTCGAAATACTAAAATGGAGTACATTCCAGCTCAAATACGTTTACGCTGGCTGTCCAGGCTAACAAAGGATATGCCAAATGTAAAAGTAGTATCGATTGAAGACTATCAAGGAAATGATGATTACGACTGGAATGAAGGAGCTCAATTAATCAAAAAGGCAATTGGAAAACCGATAGATTATGTTTTTAGTTCTGAGACTGAATATAGCGACATCTTTGAGGAACTGTATCCAACTGCAAAGCATTTTCTAATCGATCCTATCCGCACACATGTGAACATCTCCGCAACGGCTATTCGAAAAGAAGGTGTCTTTCGTCATTGGGAGTTTATTCCTGACATCGTGAAACCCTACTTTGTAAAAATGGTCGTGGTGGTTGGAACAGAAAGCTGTGGGAAATCAACTCTAACGAAAAACCTCGCCAAAATCTACAATACCACCTATGTAGAAGAATACGGTCGGGTTGTATGTGAAGAATTAGGCGGTTGCGATGGTATTATCTCAGTAGAAGATTACCAGAAAATTGCGTATGGTCATAAGCTGGAGGAAATAAGGGCGATTGAAAAAGCAAATAAGCTAGTATTTATTGATACAGAAGCTATCGTGACCCAATTTTACTCAAACCTCTACAATCATGAGCATCAGACCGTCCTAGATGAAATCGCTAAACTCCAAGATTACGATCTTTGGCTATACCTTGAACCCGATGTAAAGTGGGTGAATGACGGGCTCCGGGTTCATGGAGAGGATAAGGTAAGGGTGAAAAATAATCATCAGCTAAAGACATTATTAAAAAAATATAATGTCGATTATAAAATCTTGAACGGTGATTATTCGGATCGGCTTAATGGCGCCATCAAACTGATAAACGAGTTACTAACTTAATAGGGAATAAGTATTGATTATTGTAAAAGGGACTCCTTGGAAGTCCCTTATTTTATTGAGAACAAACAACAATGACTTTTTTGTAATAATATAACCATATTATTACAGTTTTTCTGTATAATAGAAATAATTCTACTAGTTAACTATCTTCTAAATAATCTTAATTTGAATGGAGGAATAGATTCTATGTCAAACTTTCCGTCTATCTTTAATAATTTGAGGATTCCTGTTATTGGTGCACCACTTTTTATAATTAGTAATCCAAAGCTCGTTATTGAGCAATGTAAGGCTGGAATCGTTGGTTCGATGCCAGCATTAAATGCAAGGCCAGCCTCACAGCTTGACGAATGGCTGGCGGAAATCACAGAAGAGCTAGCAACATATAATGCACAAAATCCAGAGCGTCCAGCTGCGCCATTTGCGATTAATCAAATTGTCCACAAGACCAATGACCGGCTTGAACATGATATGGATTTATGCGTGAAATATAAAGTTCCAATTATCATCACCTCACTTGGTGCCCGTGAAGAAATCAATGTCGCTGCACACAGTTATGGAGGTATAGTGTTCCACGATATAATCAATAATAAGTTCGCACACAAGGCTATTGATAAAGGAGCAGATGGTTTGATTGCAGTTGCTGCAGGTGCTGGAGGTCATGCGGGTGATAAAAGTCCTTTCGCATTGATTCAGGAAATTCGCCAATGGTTTAGTGGACCGTTAGCTTTGTCGGGTTCGATTGCAAACGGAAATGCCATTCTTGCAGCGCAAGCGATTGGAGCAGATTTTGCCTATATTGGCTCTCCATTCATTGCAACCCACGAAGCAAGGGCAGCGAATGAATATAAGCAAGCGATTGTGGAATGTACCTCAGATGATATTGTAAATAGCAGTCTTTTCACTGGTGTACATGGCAATTATCTTGCGCCATCCATCCGGTCTGCAGGTTTGGATCCTCATGCACTTCCAGAAAGCGATCCATCGAAAATGAATTTTGGCGGTAGTGGGCAGGCAAAGGCATGGAAAGATATTTGGGGAAGCGGTCAGGGAATTGGAGCAATAAATGAGGTCACGAGTACAGCGGAGTACGTCGATAAGCTTCATCAAGAGTATATAGCTGCAAGAGAGAGAATAATGAAAACGAGCCAAGTCTTAGCTTGAAAAAAGTGCCAGGTACCACCAAATTTGGTTGGTGCCTGGCACTTTTTGTTGTACTTGGATATTTGACTAGTGCATTACTTTTGACATTTGGATTCAATCTCAGTAATGTAACGTAGTAAGATACAAACATTAGTGGTAGTAGTATCATTTTTTATTTTTTTTTATGATGGGGTTAATAACCCTTTAGAATTTCTTAAAATGTTCATAGTAGAGTTGAACTAAACTATCATGTCATTACTAGGAGGAATTATTATGTCAAACTCTCAAACTATAGAAAAGCTAGAACAGAAAATGTTTATAGATGTTATTCGTGAACGTCGTTCTGTTCGTGCATACGATCCAACAGTGCAGATCTCACGTGAAGAAATGACTGAAATACTGGAGCAGGCAACTTTGGCTCCTTCGTCTTCGAACCTGCAGCCATGGCGTTTTCTAGTCATTGATAAACCAGAGTTGAAGAAAAAGCTTTTGCCAATCGCGTTTAACCAACAACAAGTAGTCGAAGCATCTGCTGTTATTGCGGTGCTTGGCGATGTGGAAAGCTACAAGAAAGCTGAAAAAATTTATGGACAGGCTGTTGAAGCAGGCTATATGCCGGCTGATACGGCTAAATCATTCATCGAACGAACAGTCGGCATGTACTCAAACTTGCAGCCTGAAGTCGCTCGCCAAATTGTATATACGGATGGTGGCCTAATCTCGATGCAACTCATGCTTGTCGCACGATCCAAAGGGTACGACACTGTTCCAATGGGAGGATACGATAAAGCGAAGTTCGTTGAAGCTTTCGGAATTTCCGAGCGGTTTGTGCCGGTCATGCTCATTGCTATCGGAAAAGCAATGAAACCAGGACATCCTACTACACGTCTTCCTATTGAGGATGTAGCGTTCTTTAACGAATTGCCATCGGAATAAGCATGACATAATGCAAAAGAAAAGAAGAATTGAATATAAAAAATAAAAACTTTATTTTAACCCCGTTCTTTCTTAGAACGGGGTTATTTGTGTTTGAGGTTATAAAATCCAAAGTTTCGGATCGGGGAAGGACTTACTAGACTAGTTACTTCTGGAAAAAAAATGAAGATTAATACAAAAACCACGATTTGATGAAGGATATATTGAAGATTTACGATAGGATTGAAACATGTGTATAGTAATAAAGAGTTTGAAACGTTATTTTAATATGTTTCAAACCATTTTTTATGTTTACAATGATAACCTTCCTTTCCTTCATTTCATATATCATTGATTAATAATAGATAAAACCATAGTTGGTTATTATTCGGAGGCAAATAATTTAAGCTCTTCCGAATCATTAGGAAAACAAATCGTTCCTTCAAATTTCATCCCGATTTTTTCGAGCAGCTTGGAGGAACCCTGATTGTCCAAAGATGTTATAGCTAAGATTCGCTTAAGAAGCAGTTGCTCATGTCCATACTTAAGCGCAGCAGAGGCTGATTCAAATCCAAAACCTTGTGCTTGATATCTTGATAGAAAAGCAAAGCCAATATCAGGATTTTCTAGAGTGTCTCTTTTTAACAAACCACAAATTCCAATTGGTTTTTTTCCTTGCTTTTGCTCTACCAGATATAGCCCAAACCCCAATTGGGAATACATATTCATGGGGCCAGATAAAATGTAGTTCTTAGCATCTTCTAGCGTTCGGACACCTTTATCGCCGATATAACGTATCCAAGAAGGTTCATTTAAGAGTTCAAGAATAAATGCTGCATCATCTGTTCTTAACCACCGAAGAATTAAACGATCTGTTTCAAGTACTTTCAATTAATTTACACCTCATTCTTGTGATATTCCTTTTAAGTTCTGTTCAGAATGGTAAATAAAAAGTATTTTTCAATTCTACCTATATTAATGAGAAATTTTTATTTTGCACAATAAAGCATACAGCTTTTACAATAAAGTGTACAGCTTCTACAAAAAACCATACAAAAACGAGAGTCTATCCTAATTAATGGGTACGCTCTTGTTTTAGATGAGGATACATGAAAAATGAAGTGAATTTTGTAATGAATTGTAACCAATAAATGGGCGTATTGCATAGGATGCATTATTCTTCACTTACAGAGGAGGAAATGGAATGAGTGCTGATTATAAATTTGGCTTTGAAATAATTATCATACTGTTCATCCTTTTGATAATTATTGGATGCATCTTCATGTGATCTCAGTACTGGTTTGAAACATGGTTCATTTACAGAGAAAAATAAAAGGGATCAGTTGCTAACCCAACAGTTCCGTTCGTGGTCCAAAAGATAAATCACAGGATGTTTTTAGAGTGAATTCACATAAGAATTCACTCTTTTATATTGGTTGATAAATCAGCATTTCAAATTTCAAAAAGCTCTTTTATGAAACGAGTTTTAGACCTATTGCAGCACCTAAAACCATTCCTATATAAACAAGTCTTTTCCACCTTTGATTCGCCATATAGAACTATGCCTAAAATGGCTCCACCAGAGGCACCGACTTCTGTCCAAATTGCATAGGCGGTACCCATAGGAAGTGATTTCATGGAATGAGCAAGAAATAAAAAACTTGCTCCAAATCCGAGAGTTAATAAAACAAATGATTGCCAATTACGGTCTTTATGCAGTTTATTTATCATGGCAACACCAAACATCTCACAAAAACCTGCTAAGATCAAAGAAATCCATGCCATTAGGATTCATCACCTTCCTGAACTTTGTCCTTAGTAACTAATTTCAAACCAATGACACTTACCAATAAAAGTAAAATTAAGAGTAACTTTTCACTTTAAATGTTTCACCGAAGAATAAAATTTCAGAAAAGACAGTTCCAGCTGTACCTAACCCAACAAAAACTGCGTAAACAGTTCCTACAGAAAGTATAGCTTTGCCTATGGGGACAGTTACACCGATTTAAATGTTCTTGAATTAGTAGGAAATCCAGTTGCAGTTAACCCAGAACCTCGTCTTTTAGAATTAGCCAATCATAAGAAATGGGAAATAATAAAATAAGG
This Neobacillus sp. YX16 DNA region includes the following protein-coding sequences:
- a CDS encoding acetoacetate--CoA ligase, translated to MKTANVSGNLLWEPSREIQEKSNIKKFMTWLDETRGLKFDQYNQLWEWSVTDLEGFWSSIWDYYKIIAKSDYHEVLSEGKMPNVDWFSGATVNYAEHIFRNETPEKAAIIYQSEIRPQQELSWAELKKNTAAIAGYLKSKGVKPGDRVVSYAPNIHETVTAFLACASIGAVWSSCAPEFGIQSVIDRFKQIEPKVMFASDGYQYGGKKYDRLELVGRIQTELPTLEETIIIPNLQDQPELSGLKNSVLWDQVISENSNVPLTFEAVPFNHPLWILYSSGTTGKPKGIVQSQGGILLEHIKFHGLQMELTSEDRFFWYTTTGWMMWNIVVSSMLTGATVLLYDGNPSYPNDETLWRFAESTKMTMMGTSASFIVANMKSNVKPREFNLSHLRSIGSTGSPLPESGFEWVYQEVKKDIWLYSTTGGTDICSGFLGGSLLMPVYSGELQARSLGVAVKSFNDAGEEVVDEIGELVVTKPMPSMPIYFWNDENGERYKNSYFDVFPDIWRHGDFIKITSRGSGVMFGRSDATINRGGIRMGTSEIYSALESIPEVHDSLIVDIPINSEQSYMPLFIVVKEGTPFSEELKSHINKTIRQNCSPRHVPNEIISVNELPKTLNGKKIEVPIKKILMGIPVNHAVNSDSLLNPQSLQYFIEFQKLIESGDVLL
- a CDS encoding YjcZ family sporulation protein codes for the protein MSSEYGVGLSFPLIVILFILLVIIGAAFWYGDDECCYGGTYSG
- a CDS encoding NUDIX hydrolase produces the protein MKINFTTPDGYTSDIAVFTITSESNGEYKPPIKKLKIMLIKRSEQDHEGNPNIEAGKWALPGGFVRPSETAFQTAERKLVEETGVEGLRIKHFGVYDSPSRDKRGWIISNAHYVIANETALKNRKTTYDAQDIQLFTMEEALVLNHAFDHRTIIEDAIWFIKKDMALTTLAKHFLPEQFVLSELQGVLLTVLDDPSISTDAAFFRKAPTLPFIEAVTENGKPKKSNSYSKTPAQLYRFNDFQPIVSVYRNKLQG
- the pnuC gene encoding nicotinamide riboside transporter PnuC, whose amino-acid sequence is MGIFRNWTRFEIGWLFTFTLVNIYLYFAWSDSLIGLISSITGMLCVVLVAKGKISNYYFGIVQTLTYAYIAYGYGLYGEVMLNALFYFPVQFIGIYLWKQNKTEHGVKGEDVKVNRLTKTGWIYTVVSILILTIGYGFFLKYLGGNNVWTDSATNVLSIAAQILMLKRFAEQWILWVSVNVLSIFLWLSALLSQGGNDFSMLVMWSAFLVNSLYGYINWRKLYVKQNQEVV
- the nadR gene encoding multifunctional transcriptional regulator/nicotinamide-nucleotide adenylyltransferase/ribosylnicotinamide kinase NadR, whose amino-acid sequence is MSVGFFGGKFLPLHLGHVYAIVQASSIVDELYLILSHSEKRDKELCRNTKMEYIPAQIRLRWLSRLTKDMPNVKVVSIEDYQGNDDYDWNEGAQLIKKAIGKPIDYVFSSETEYSDIFEELYPTAKHFLIDPIRTHVNISATAIRKEGVFRHWEFIPDIVKPYFVKMVVVVGTESCGKSTLTKNLAKIYNTTYVEEYGRVVCEELGGCDGIISVEDYQKIAYGHKLEEIRAIEKANKLVFIDTEAIVTQFYSNLYNHEHQTVLDEIAKLQDYDLWLYLEPDVKWVNDGLRVHGEDKVRVKNNHQLKTLLKKYNVDYKILNGDYSDRLNGAIKLINELLT
- a CDS encoding nitronate monooxygenase family protein, which encodes MSNFPSIFNNLRIPVIGAPLFIISNPKLVIEQCKAGIVGSMPALNARPASQLDEWLAEITEELATYNAQNPERPAAPFAINQIVHKTNDRLEHDMDLCVKYKVPIIITSLGAREEINVAAHSYGGIVFHDIINNKFAHKAIDKGADGLIAVAAGAGGHAGDKSPFALIQEIRQWFSGPLALSGSIANGNAILAAQAIGADFAYIGSPFIATHEARAANEYKQAIVECTSDDIVNSSLFTGVHGNYLAPSIRSAGLDPHALPESDPSKMNFGGSGQAKAWKDIWGSGQGIGAINEVTSTAEYVDKLHQEYIAARERIMKTSQVLA
- a CDS encoding nitroreductase family protein, with product MSNSQTIEKLEQKMFIDVIRERRSVRAYDPTVQISREEMTEILEQATLAPSSSNLQPWRFLVIDKPELKKKLLPIAFNQQQVVEASAVIAVLGDVESYKKAEKIYGQAVEAGYMPADTAKSFIERTVGMYSNLQPEVARQIVYTDGGLISMQLMLVARSKGYDTVPMGGYDKAKFVEAFGISERFVPVMLIAIGKAMKPGHPTTRLPIEDVAFFNELPSE
- a CDS encoding GNAT family N-acetyltransferase gives rise to the protein MKVLETDRLILRWLRTDDAAFILELLNEPSWIRYIGDKGVRTLEDAKNYILSGPMNMYSQLGFGLYLVEQKQGKKPIGICGLLKRDTLENPDIGFAFLSRYQAQGFGFESASAALKYGHEQLLLKRILAITSLDNQGSSKLLEKIGMKFEGTICFPNDSEELKLFASE
- a CDS encoding YjcZ family sporulation protein; this encodes MSADYKFGFEIIIILFILLIIIGCIFM